In Scleropages formosus chromosome 18, fSclFor1.1, whole genome shotgun sequence, one DNA window encodes the following:
- the ino80c gene encoding INO80 complex subunit C isoform X1: protein MASPLPSSGALAVPDTSGSKTAACSAQPRAKKRPASPALSGSPATTVASASSAAVVVAAVAGGGAGGVSAVTVVTKKKKPNAALLALPTQSQAQGVDTATELRTACSSDLSAAIESSTAPKPQPFKDPNFVHSGIGGAAAGKKNRAWKNLKQILAVERALPWQLSDPTYYSIDAPPSLKPAKKYSDISGLPASYTDPQTKLRFASSEEFAYIRLLPTDVVAGYLALRKASCVVP from the exons ATGGCCTCTCCGCTCCCCTCGTCGGGAGCGTTAGCGGTGCCGGACACTTCCGGTAGTAAGACAGCAGCCTGCTCCGCTCAGCCACGGGCGAAGAAGCGGCCGGCGAGTCCTGCGCTGAGCGGCAGCCCGGCGACGACGGTGGCGTCGGCGTCGTCGGCggcggtggtggtggcggcagtGGCCGGAGGTGGTGCTGGTGGAGTGAGCGCTGTAACTGTTGTCACTAAGAAGAAGAAACCAAATGCCGCGCTGTTGGCTCTACCGACGCAGTCACAG GCCCAAGGGGTGGACACAGCCACAGAGCTGAGGACAGCCTGCTCCTCTGACCTTTCCGCCGCCATAGAGTCCAGCACTGCCCCCAAACCGCAGCCGTTTAAAGATCCCAATTTTGTG CACTCCGGAATTGGtggggcagcagcaggaaagaAGAACCGCGCCTGGAAGAACCTGAAGCAGATCTTGGCAGTGGAGCGGGCCCTGCCGTGGCAGCTCAGTGACCCCACCT ATTACAGCATAGATGCCCCCCCCTCCTTGAAGCCAGCCAAGAAGTACTCTGATATCTCTGGACTTCCA GCCAGCTACACGGACCCCCAGACAAAACTGCGCTTTGCGTCCAGTGAGGAGTTTGCCTATATCCGCCTGCTGCCCACAGACGTGGTGGCCGGATACCTGGCCCTGCGCAAGGCGTCTTGCGTTGTACCTTGA
- the ino80c gene encoding INO80 complex subunit C isoform X2 translates to MASPLPSSGALAVPDTSGSKTAACSAQPRAKKRPASPALSGSPATTVASASSAAVVVAAVAGGGAGGVSAVTVVTKKKKPNAALLALPTQSQAQGVDTATELRTACSSDLSAAIESSTAPKPQPFKDPNFVHSGIGGAAAGKKNRAWKNLKQILAVERALPWQLSDPTYYSIDAPPSLKPAKKYSDISGLPVRP, encoded by the exons ATGGCCTCTCCGCTCCCCTCGTCGGGAGCGTTAGCGGTGCCGGACACTTCCGGTAGTAAGACAGCAGCCTGCTCCGCTCAGCCACGGGCGAAGAAGCGGCCGGCGAGTCCTGCGCTGAGCGGCAGCCCGGCGACGACGGTGGCGTCGGCGTCGTCGGCggcggtggtggtggcggcagtGGCCGGAGGTGGTGCTGGTGGAGTGAGCGCTGTAACTGTTGTCACTAAGAAGAAGAAACCAAATGCCGCGCTGTTGGCTCTACCGACGCAGTCACAG GCCCAAGGGGTGGACACAGCCACAGAGCTGAGGACAGCCTGCTCCTCTGACCTTTCCGCCGCCATAGAGTCCAGCACTGCCCCCAAACCGCAGCCGTTTAAAGATCCCAATTTTGTG CACTCCGGAATTGGtggggcagcagcaggaaagaAGAACCGCGCCTGGAAGAACCTGAAGCAGATCTTGGCAGTGGAGCGGGCCCTGCCGTGGCAGCTCAGTGACCCCACCT ATTACAGCATAGATGCCCCCCCCTCCTTGAAGCCAGCCAAGAAGTACTCTGATATCTCTGGACTTCCAGTAAGACCTTGA